A genomic window from Daphnia carinata strain CSIRO-1 chromosome 9, CSIRO_AGI_Dcar_HiC_V3, whole genome shotgun sequence includes:
- the LOC130689104 gene encoding uncharacterized protein LOC130689104: MPHCSQLARMAKNGRITVVVRPRKLSSSNNNRRQKIHPTSSTPFNFDWSLKPMTVWFQLFGLQPPIINKDQKDRRFLLLIPVTIIFYVLTIGCNTFVMSQTKWIIETKNYTSITQDWNSIINQVNYCFLTTTTHSALLFVSYFMSWKRLTDLLRRLEQGAQFDNSHYKKFRRIFQIGSWFVLIEIAIELVETLIYRLWISSIVASLSTSHVVFSALNMVSLIFPYLGSVLFCSLGWMASVVFQIMAEEIDSANVDSSDCLAMTYFINQWRRRYFLVVEFVDEMSRHFGVFLLVVTASEFVRMTNTSFHLLTELLGHRWTLSTILIAVDYIKETLCFCFLLYIPSRIYREANDMIRKLRMTDANEVSLQNQMRFLAEEMIQSLPNITPMGMVHINVQLIPTLMGTTLTYLIILCQFQSLETIDDKR; this comes from the exons ATGCCGCATTGCAGTCAGCTTGCAAGAATGGCCAAGAACGGTAGGATAACGGTGGTGGTGAGGCCCAGAAAGTTGTCTTCTTCCAATAATAATAGACGTCAAAAGATTCATCCGACGTCATCAACGCCATTTAATTTCGATTGGTCGTTGAAGCCGATGACAGTTTGGTTTCAGCTGTTTGGACTCCAGCCTCCAATCATCAACAAAGATCAAAAGGATCGTCGATTCCTGTTACTCATTCCAGTCACAATCATCTTTTACGTGCTGACGATTGGCTGCAACACGTTCGTTATGTCTCAGACCAAGTGGATTATCGAGACGAAAAATTATACCAGCATCACTCAAGATTGGAATTCAATCATTAATCAAGTAAACTATTGTTTTCTTACGACCACGACTCATTCGGCCCTTTTGTTTGTCAGTTATTTCATGTCGTGGAAGCGATTAACGGATCTTCTTCGACGACTGGAACAAGGTGCCCAGTTCGACAACAGCCACTACAAGAAATTCCGACGTATATTTCAAATTGGATCGTGGTTCGTGTTGATT GAAATTGCAATTGAACTTGTTGAAACGCTAATCTACCGCTTGTGGATTAGTAGCATTGTGGCAAGTTTATCAACGTCACACGTCGTTTTCTCCGCACTGAACATGGTGTCACTCATATTCCCTTATCTTGGCTCAGTCCTGTTTTGCTCGCTCGGATGGATGGCTTCTGTCGTATTCCAAATCATGGCCGAAGAAATCGATTCAGCTAATGTCGATTCCAGCGACTGCCTGGCTATGACGTACTTCATTAACCAATGGAGGCGTCGTTATTTCCTCGTTGTGGAATTTGTAGACGAAATGAGCCGCcattttggggtttttttgttggttgttaCTGCATCGGAATTCGTTCGAATGACCAACACTTCTTTCCATTTATTGACGGAATTACTCGGCCATCGATGGACATTGTCCACCATCCTCATCGCCGTCGACTACATCAAGGAAaccctttgtttttgtttcctgctTTACATCCCTTCTCGAATTTATCGCGAG GCCAACGATATGATAAGGAAACTGCGAATGACTGATGCCAACGAAGTCAGCTTACAAAACCAG ATGAGATTTCTAGCCGAAGAAATGATCCAATCACTTCCTAATATCACACCAATGGGAATGGTTCACATCAATGTTCAGCTCATTCCGACG ttgATGGGAACGACCTTGACGTATTTAATTATCCTTTGTCAATTTCAGTCATTGGAGACAATTGATGACAAAAGGTAA
- the LOC130688680 gene encoding methylthioribose-1-phosphate isomerase, producing MATLQAIKYNDGQLEILDQLLLPESCTFIPIFNVEDAWAAIREMKVRGAPAIAIVGCLSLAAELRKLAAPDTKEELCRLVKEKLDYLVTSRPTAVNMQLAAEACVKLCTQLTANTLVNVAEAKDAVVKSLEATLANDMADNLAIGEHGANDVMKKTATKDKIRIMTHCNTGSLATAGYGTALGVIRSLHKASKLDQVYCTETRPYNQGSRLTAFELVYEKIPATLVCDSMAAAAMKQFKIDAVIVGADRVAANGDTANKIGTYQLAVLAKSHDVLFYVAAPFSSIDFQIPNGRSIPIEERPHSEMTHTGSLRTAAAGINCWNPGFDVTPAELITGGIITEKGVFKADQLAPPQ from the exons ATGGCAACACTTCAGGCTATCAAATACAATGATGGTCAATTAGAAATTCTCGACCAGCTGCTACTGCCGGAATCTTGTACTTTCATCCCAATTTTCAATGTAGAAGATGCTTGGGCAGCCATTCGTGAAATGAAG GTCCGCGGAGCTCCGGCCATTGCTATCGTAGGTTGCCTGAGTTTGGCTGCTGAATTGAGGAAGTTGGCAGCACCAGATACCAAGGAAGAGCTCTGTCGTTTGGTCAAAGAAAAACTGGACTACCTGGTAACTTCGAGACCAACAGCCGTAAACATGCAGTTGGCCGCAGAGGCCTGCGTCAAGCTGTGCACTCAACTTACCGCCAACACTTTAGTAAATGTGGCCGAAGCCAAAGATGCAGTCGTTAAAAGTTTGGAAGCCACGCTAGCCAATGACATGGCAGATAATCTGGCCATAGGGGAGCACGGAGCTAACGACGTAATGAAGAAAACGGCAACCAAAGACAAGATCAGAATCATGACCCATTGCAACACAGGATCGCTGGCAACAGCAGGGTACGGCACTGCCCTGGGAGTCATTCGCAGCCTACACAAAGCCAGCAAATTGGACCAAGTCTACTGCACAGAGACCAGACCTTACAATCAGGGCTCTCGGCTGACTGCTTTCGAATTGGTGTACGAAAAGATCCCTGCCACTCTCGTTTGCGATAGCATGGCGGCTGCAGCTATGAAGCAGTTCAAGATTGATGCTGTCATCGTCGGTGCCGACCGGGTGGCGGCCAACGGCGATACAGCTAACAAAATAGGAACCTATCAGCTGGCCGTACTAGCCAAGAGCCACGACGTCCTCTTCTACGTGGCGGCTCCATTTTCGTCGATAGATTTTCAAATTCCAAATGGTCGGTCCATTCCCATCGAAGAGCGTCCTCATTCGGAAATGACGCACACGGGTTCCCTACGTACCGCCGCAGCCGGGATCAATTGCTGGAACCCTGGATTCGATGTCACTCCAGCCGAACTGATAACCGGTGGCATCATCACGGAGAAAGGCGTTTTCAAAGCTGACCAACTAGCTCCACCTCAGTAA
- the LOC130688673 gene encoding serine-rich adhesin for platelets-like, translated as MPGTVDDVCVSPTPTVLSSCSTSGGGGGGGGGGGGGVGGIGNSNSNSNSNSNSNSNSNSSSNSSSNSSSSAVGDVHLSPAPAPARACSSSSLSSSPNQHQLASESQANREFKDFNGIRTWSSRNSNSRSSSALDRRSESSESLDNHSSCSANGGRQMHDFFGSSEYIPTRSTKTAPKVAYNPMQFVKTGPTKLAQTAHEQLKKAEQVKKVRETKKDDAEDWQSNLEGWKSSRRKRQEHVIERVTEVKRMEQEEALKASEAATKRLMGIREKRGKLSALYSVEDNDEIEFQTAVTASATVDSSPDSSVFDADEHSISQAHSAAEKEAASITTAPADLTRPPPPARQYTYEKSIEDYVKYSTSVLSKQQQETTSVGAASRKIETTTWTKSSSHVAIRTEEKEEQEQEEQEQEQEQEVAVKRQEVTKVDERQPAEANDRNNKMAVSDNADVLVVKRRSVFEREHSAGVSREPADKASANAATNRRSGEFSSTFKNRLSTFELTEAATATNATAAAPSRVTPDRHPHVKNKLAAFHKAAEPTTGPAPTANMPPLSAAASTTTTTTTEMEEKPNFKAKLAAFRQVEEKASAKGMPATKMNKPAITAAKPVIAAPAKATPPMRTLPQPSAAQPCAAQPSAAQPSAAQPSAAQPSAAQPSPSLPSPPLPPPPTPPTTTTQEEETSRRKVEKMAAIHPEPIYANSSVAMSGSSSSSSSSSLLLLSSGHERVESQALYASARHGGAHPHFGPAGGGDAESYSDCTEDEGIRSLSPHGGTPSPTSPTPTPTPTQTLDDEPLPPPLPSHPPIGYSPYSFQQRQMEREADIAESSSPCGSSGPPQTAWLPPAEVTRREHERTGGMEPAGIRQELRKRRSDFLGFDVNAMEDDAKELADAIPPPPDLKTLLRNSATDYRACEFGLAEWQPPREEELARKEREIIETLEKEEKERSASVAAAASSSSSSSGGLHNTSVASDNGHGVEYEMTAEIDQLAREWQTGSSVRGRMSSSKLQSPPPPPPPQEQMPFLRPEGEAKQQLLHVDVSHATNRQQMAQQSTLVSPSSSSSSSSVASGRVQVDTTKLGSCSTSAQLTPQQQQQQQQSQLSPPKPSRLSAAPKPKLHDGEAWMAKRKVASEGGGGAAGRKDVSRHWLIQEAEQRRIDAMQERNYSPSSSASSSLQFTPPVRSSLQPSSTQNQQSNSLPAPALVQQPSSVSNNSFNNNNHSSSSNNINNNNNNNVGTNGLMAGISDGSHWMSRSSSSTSVDKMSDLRMLGATGKGMDHSFRSTSSLGSSPTPRPLYVNQEEILEYADFTGAPHTAPPVWQVRSLVSSGSMDQLPSIHQHHHQHHQHHHHHHLHGGGAPFAPSRPAKSQSQTLPLMSSASCSSMQQFSGSAAQTQPSWRSTHPPETEKEPIAPLPHSVITTLTQRMTQRNNNNNNNANYGDYMNVQEATKAQQQQQQQQSAVVSTTRAGPQVPAHKPANYRHPSVVGPSHSAPVHSSTVSSISVHQSLQQNNNDRMLSVSGKKKCSLCQEELGRGAAMIIESLRLFYHINCFRCCVCGIALGNGTAGTDVRVRNNNLHCHDCYSNDDGLKFSKV; from the exons ATGCCTGGAACAGTGgacgatgtgtgtgtgtctcccACGCCGACGGTTCTAAGCTCTTGTTCCACGTCTggcggcggtggtggtggtggtggtggtggtggtggtggtgttgGTGGTATtggcaacagcaacagcaacagcaacagcaacagcaacagcaacagcaacagcaacagcagcagcaacagcagcagcaacagcagcagcagcgcaGTGGGCGATGTTCACCTGTCTCCTGCTCCTGCTCCTGCTCGTGCGTGTTCGTCTTCCAGCTTGTCTTCGTCGCCCAATCAGCATCAGCTCGCATCCGAGTCGCAAGCCAATCGCGAATTCAAAGACTTTAACGGCATCCGCACGTGGAGCTCTCGCAACAGCAACTCGCGTTCGAGCAGCGCGCTGGACAGGCGCAGCGAGTCGAGCGAGAGTCTGGACAACCACTCGTCATGCAGCGCCAATGGCGGCCGACAG ATGCACGACTTTTTCGGGTCGTCCGAGTACATCCCGACGCGCTCGACGAAAACGGCGCCCAAAGTGGCCTACAATCCGATGCAATTCGTGAAAACGGGGCCGACGAAATTGGCGCAAACGGCGCACGAGCAACTCAAAAAAGCCGAGCAAGTGAAGAAAGTGCGCGAGACGAAGAAAGACGACGCCGAAGATTGGCAAtcg AATTTGGAAGGATGGAAATCCAGCCGGCGGAAGAGGCAAGAGCACGTCATCGAGCGAGTCACAGAGGTGAAACGGATGGAACAGGAAGAAGCGCTCAAAGCGTCGGAAGCGGCCACCAAACGTCTGATGGGCATTCG GGAGAAACGAGGCAAATTGTCGGCTTTGTACTCGGTCGAGGACAACGACGAAATCGAATTTCAAACGGCCGTCACGGCGTCGGCCACCGTCGACTCCTCTCCCGATTCGTCCGTTTTCGACGCAGACGAACAC TCGATTTCTCAGGCGCATTCGGCTGCAGAAAAGGAGGCGGCGTCGATCACGACGGCACCCGCTGACCTGACGAGGCCACCACCACCGGCACGCCAATACACGTACGAGAAATCCATCGAAGATTACGTCAAATACTCGACGTCGGTCCTGTCGAAACAGCAACAGGAAACGACGAGCGTTGGCGCTGCCAGCCGCAAGATCGAAACGACCACATGGACCAAATCCAg TTCGCATGTTGCCATCAGGACGGAGGAGAAGGAGGAGCAAGAGCAAGAGGAGCAGGAGCAGGAGCAGGAGCAGGAAGTGGCAGTGAAACGACAGGAGGTCACGAAGGTGGACGAGCGACAACCCGCCGAGGCGAACGACAGGAACAACAAGATGGCCGTGTCGG ATAACGCCGATGTGCTGGTGGTGAAACGACGCTCCGTGTTTGAACGAGAACATTCGGCCGGCGTGTCGCGCGAGCCAGCCGATAAGGCCAGCGCGAACGCGGCCACCAATCGCAGGTCGGGCGAATTCTCGTCCACCTTCAAGAACCGATTGTCGACGTTCGAGTTGACGGAAGCGGCCACGGCCACCAACGCGACGGCGGCCGCACCCAGTCGCGTCACGCCAGACCGCCATCCGCATGTCAAGAACAAATTGGCCGCCTTTCATAAGGCGGCCGAGCCCACAACTGGCCCTGCACCTACCGCCAACATGCCTCCACtatcagcagcagcatcaacaacaacaacaacaacaacagagatGGAAGAGAAACCCAATTTCAAAGCGAAATTGGCCGCCTTCCGGCAAGTGGAGGAGAAGGCGTCGGCCAAAGGCATGCCGGCCACCAAGATGAACAAACCGGCCATTACGGCCGCCAAGCCGGTCATTGCGGCTCCAGCGAAAGCGACGCCGCCAATGCGCACGCTGCCGCAGCCAAGCGCAGCCCAGCCATGCGCAGCCCAGCCAAGCGCAGCCCAGCCAAGCGCAGCCCAGCCAAGCGCAGCCCAGCCAAGCGCAGCCCAGCCATCGCCGTCGCTGCCATCGCCGCCTCTGCCTCCGCCACCGACGCCACCCACGACGACGacgcaagaagaagaaacgtcACGTCGCAAGGTGGAAAAGATGGCGGCTATCCATCCGGAGCCGATTTACGCCAACTCGTCGGTGGCCATGTCCggctcgtcgtcgtcgtcgtcgtcgtcgtcgttgttgttgttgtcttcggGACACGAGCGAGTCGAATCGCAAGCGCTTTACGCTTCAGCCCGTCACGGCGGTGCGCACCCGCATTTCGGGCCGGCCGGCGGAGGCGACGCCGAATCCTATTCGGACTGCACGGAAGATGAAGGCATCCGCTCGTTGTCGCCTCACGGTGGCACGCCCTCGCCCACTTCGCCCACGCCCACGCCCACGCCGACGCAGACTCTCGACGACGAGCCATTGCCTCCGCCGCTTCCCTCGCATCCGCCCATTGGATATTCTCCGTACAGCTTCCAGCAACG GCAAATGGAACGCGAGGCCGACATTGCCGAATCGTCTTCACCTTGCGGCTCATCTGGGCCACCTCAAACGGCGTGGCTGCCTCCAGCGGAG GTGACTCGACGAGAACATGAACGCACTGGTGGAATGGAACCGGCCGGCATACGCCAAGAATTGCGCAAACGTCGCTCGGATTTCCTCGGCTTCGATGTCAATGCCATGGAAGACG ATGCCAAAGAACTGGCGGACGCGATCCCTCCGCCGCCCGACTTGAAAACGCTTTTGCGCAACTCGGCCACCGATTACAGGGCGTGTGAATTCGGCCTGGCCGAATGGCAACCACCGCGCGAGGAAGAGCTGGCCCGTAAAGAGCGCGAAATCATCGAAACGCtggaaaaggaggaaaaggaACGATCGGCTTCGGTCGCCGCCgccgcctcctcctcctcctccagcAGCGGCGGCCTTCACAACACGAGCGTCGCCTCCGACAACGGACACGGCGTCGAGTACGAAATGACGGCCGAAATCGATCAGCTGGCCCGCGAGTGGCAGACGGGCTCGAGCGTGCGCGGCAGGATGTCGTCGTCCAAGTTGCAgtcgccgccgccgccgccgccgccgcaaGAGCAAATGCCTTTCCTCCGGCCGGAAGGAGAAGCGAAGCAACAACTGTTGCACGTCGACGTCAGTCATGCAACCAATCGCCAACAGATGGCGCAGCAGTCGACGCTCGTTTCGCCCTCTtcctcgtcgtcgtcgtcgtcggttGCCAGCGGACGGGTGCAAGTCGACACCACCAAGTTGGGCTCTTGCTCGACGTCTGCTCAGCTAAcgccacaacaacaacaacaacaacaacagtcgCAGTTGTCTCCGCCTAAACCGAGCCGCTTGAGCGCCGCACCCAAACCGAAACTGCACGACGGCGAAGCGTGGATGGCCAAGCGCAAAGTGGCTTccgaaggaggaggaggtg CAGCCGGACGCAAGGACGTTTCGCGCCATTGGCTCATCCAGGAAGCGGAACAGAGGCGCATCGACGCCATGCAGGAACGCAATTACTCGCCGTCGTCTTCGGCCTCGTCTTCGTTGCAGTTCACGCCGCCCGTCCGTTCGTCCCTTCAGCCGTCGTCCACTCAGAACCAGCAATCGAATTCGCTGCCAGCCCCCGCCCTGGTCCAACAGCCGTCGTccgtcagcaacaacagtttcaacaacaacaaccacagcagcagcagcaacaacatcaacaacaacaacaacaacaacgttgGCACCAACGGCTTGATGGCTGGCATCTCAGACGGCAGTCACTGGATGTCGCGCTCCTCTTCCTCGACGTCGGTCGACAAGATGTCGGACTTGCGCATGTTGGGCGCCACCGGCAAAGGCATGGATCACTCGTTCCGCTCCACGTCCAGCCTCGGCTCGTCGCCTACACCCCGCCCGCTCTACGTCAATCAGGAGGAGATTTTGGAGTACGCCGATTTCACGGGCGCGCCGCACACGGCGCCACCTGTCTGGCAGGTGCGCTCGCTCGTCTCGTCCGGCTCGATGGATCAACTGCCCAGCATCCACCAGCACCACCACCAGCACCACcaacaccaccaccaccaccaccttcACGGCGGTGGTGCGCCATTTGCGCCGTCCAGGCCGGCCAAGAGCCAATCGCAGACGCTGCCGCTGATGTCGTCTGCTTCCTGCTCGTCCATGCAGCAATTCAGCGGCAGTGCGGCCCAGACGCAGCCGTCCTGGCGATCCACCCATCCGCCAGAGACGGAAAAGGAGCCCATCGCCCCTCTTCCTCATTCG GTGATTACGACGCTGACGCAGAGGATGACGCAACGgaacaacaataataacaacaatgCCAATTACGGCGATTACATGAACGTCCAGGAAGCGACGAAagctcaacaacaacaacaacaacaacagtcgGCTGTCGTATCGACAACGCGAGCTGGACCGCAAGTGCCGGCTCACAAACCGGCCAATTACAGACACCCGTCCGTGGTGGGACCCAGTCATTCAGCTCCCGTTCACTCTTCCACCGTGAGTAGCATCAGCGTCCACCAGTCGCTGCAGCAGAACAACAACGACCGTATGCTCAGCGTCAGCGGCAAGAAAAAGTGCTCCCTCTGCCAAGAGGAATTGG GTCGAGGCGCGGCCATGATCATCGAAAGTCTACGTCTCTTTTATCACATCAACTGCTTTCGTTGCTGCGTCTGTGGCATTGCGCTGGGCAACGGCACGGCCGGCACCGACGTCCGAGTTCGTAACAACAACCTGCACTGTCACGATTGCTACTCTAACGACGACG GTCTCAAGTTCAGCAAAGTGTGA
- the LOC130689107 gene encoding gustatory and pheromone receptor 39a-like, translating into MWRRIVGYFSESPDETINFEWCCRPLLVAMNLFGIPLGMHEADESIRVWISNVFGWILYFMNVATGLIMICIESEFENVASVNGKSIEDNRTTAWQWNSGISTYNAVCSTIAIQTVLLAITAVRWKDLARVLHRMERINQFSPKEFSHFRTIFRLGLLVAIFMCVAVFFLSMSAYFDTGFLLWQMIFYSFQRSFIVFICLAVVLFICFGWMASTMMQLLGKEMTHFVSDPDGNDTTQFVALISRWSRHYFTIIEFVHQMNRCFGCLLLVMVAPAFVRVINTSFHLMIDMKDGQWTVDVTVQLIVLFFNFVGFTFMTNIPHSIRQEAVDLTKKLRKLHFEDYALQNQVNVLMMEISNSLPKITAAGFFDVDLQLIPTLIGTTLTYLIILFQFQTSEKR; encoded by the exons ATGTGGAGGCGAATAGTTGGGTATTTTTCAGAGTCGCCTGATGAGACCATTAACTTTGAATGGTGTTGTCGTCCGCTTTTGGTCGCCATGAATCTATTTGGAATTCCATTGGGGATGCACGAAGCAGACGAATCGATACGTGTTTGGATCAGCAACGTGTTTGGATGGATTCTGTATTTCATGAACGTGGCAACCGGTTTGATTATGATTTGCATCGAAAGTGAATTTGAGAATGTTGCATCAGTCAATGGCAAATCGATTGAAGACAATCGGACAACGGCGTGGCAATGGAACAGCGGAATAAGTACTTACAACGCTGTCTGTTCGACGATAGCCATTCAGACCGTCCTGCTGGCCATCACTGCAGTTCGATGGAAAGATCTTGCACGAGTCCTCCATCGAATGGAGCGAATAAATCAATTCAGCCCAAAAgagttttctcattttcgtaCCATTTTTCGATTAGGATTGCTAGTCGCCATTTTT ATGTGTGTGGCTGTGTTTTTCCTGTCGATGTCTGCCTATTTCGACACCGGTTTTCTCCTGTGGCAAATGATATTCTATTCGTTTCAACGATCGTTTATCGTTTTCATTTGCTTGGCTGTTGTGTTGTTCATTTGCTTTGGATGGATGGCCTCCACTATGATGCAACTACTCGGCAAAGAGATGACGCATTTCGTCTCGGATCCCGATGGAAATGATACAACTCAATTTGTCGCCTTAATATCTAGATGGAGTCGTCATTATTTCACGATTATCGAGTTCGTTCATCAAATGAATCGTTGCTTTGGTTGCTTATTGCTGGTCATGGTAGCCCCAGCTTTTGTACGTGTCATCAACACTTCGTTTCATCTGATGATCGACATGAAAGACGGACAATGGACGGTTGATGTTACCGTACAATTAATcgtcttgttttttaattttgtcggTTTCACCTTCATGACTAATATCCCGCACAGCATTCGTCAAgag GCAGTTGATTTGACCAAGAAATTACGCAAACTCCACTTTGAAGATTATGCTCTTCAAAACCAG GTGAATGTCTTGATGATGGAAATATCAAATTCCTTGCCGAAAATTACAGCAGCTGGTTTCTTTGACGTCGATCTCCAGCTTATTCCAACG CTTATTGGAACAACATTGACGTACCTCATCATcctctttcaatttcaaacgTCGGAGAAACGTTGA